Proteins from one Cellulosilyticum lentocellum DSM 5427 genomic window:
- a CDS encoding sugar phosphate isomerase/epimerase family protein: MNIGLRAHDYGKKPLEELFKRISDDGFHEIQLAIPKAIEGVNSLEDVDESLLKDIKLAMEKYDIAIPVFGCYVELGHLDSIERQKHVERFLLGMDFAKYLGARCIGSETTHFSMDSTDEERRIAFEGLVDSVEQIVKKGEEIGLDVAIEPVALHTLNTPELTKELLERIPSERLKIIFDPVNLLTSKNIEEQEKLWNRAFDCFGDKIAALHMKGTRLNETGELEKTNLQDNAANFKRIIDWVKKNKPETTVLREEIKPIEAKIDRAFMAELIK, translated from the coding sequence ATGAATATAGGTTTGAGAGCACATGACTATGGTAAGAAACCATTAGAAGAGCTTTTTAAAAGAATAAGTGATGATGGTTTTCATGAGATTCAATTAGCTATTCCAAAAGCAATTGAAGGCGTTAATAGTTTAGAGGATGTAGATGAAAGTTTATTAAAAGATATTAAATTAGCTATGGAAAAATATGATATAGCTATTCCTGTATTTGGTTGTTATGTAGAATTGGGTCATTTAGATTCTATAGAAAGGCAGAAACATGTAGAACGTTTCCTACTAGGCATGGATTTTGCAAAATATTTAGGTGCAAGGTGTATAGGTTCAGAAACAACTCACTTTAGCATGGATAGTACAGATGAGGAAAGAAGAATTGCCTTTGAGGGACTTGTAGATTCTGTTGAGCAGATTGTAAAAAAAGGAGAAGAAATAGGGCTTGATGTAGCTATTGAGCCAGTTGCACTTCATACTTTAAATACACCAGAACTGACAAAAGAGTTATTAGAAAGAATTCCTTCAGAACGTCTAAAAATCATATTCGATCCTGTTAACCTTTTAACATCAAAAAATATAGAGGAACAAGAAAAATTGTGGAATCGTGCATTTGACTGCTTTGGTGATAAAATAGCCGCGCTTCATATGAAAGGAACACGCTTAAATGAAACAGGCGAACTAGAGAAAACGAATCTTCAAGATAATGCAGCGAATTTTAAGCGTATCATTGATTGGGTAAAAAAGAATAAACCTGAAACAACTGTGTTAAGAGAAGAAATTAAACCAATAGAAGCGAAAATAGATAGAGCTTTTATGGCGGAACTTATTAAATAA
- a CDS encoding pectinesterase family protein — MIVAKNNQGDFDSVQAAIDSIPSSNTTWCTIYIKNGVYKEKIHITSPYIRLIGESADKTIITYDDYAYKLFPTGESYGTFNSYTMFVGTSDFHAENLCIENSSGIGDKVGQAIAAYVDGDRVCFKNCRFIGYQDTLFTGPLPPKPIVPGSFRGPRENAPRINGRQYYENCYIQGDIDFIFGSATAFFYSCTIFSNDIGKKVNGYITAPSTPEGQAYGYVFEDCKITSHCPKHTVYLGRPWRHFAKSVFINCDLGAHIIPAGWHNWDKPDSEKVNFFGEYNNKGPGYTPTERVNWSHLLSDMEAKHYSRQNVLNGSDNWTPWS, encoded by the coding sequence ATGATTGTAGCAAAGAATAACCAAGGAGATTTTGATTCAGTGCAAGCTGCTATTGATAGTATTCCAAGCTCTAATACAACTTGGTGTACAATATACATCAAAAATGGCGTTTACAAGGAAAAAATTCACATTACTTCTCCTTACATTAGACTTATTGGCGAAAGTGCTGATAAAACAATTATTACTTATGATGATTATGCCTATAAGCTTTTTCCTACTGGCGAAAGCTATGGTACCTTCAACTCCTATACCATGTTTGTAGGTACATCTGATTTTCATGCAGAAAATCTTTGTATTGAAAATAGTAGTGGCATAGGTGACAAAGTAGGACAAGCTATTGCTGCTTATGTGGACGGCGATCGTGTGTGTTTTAAAAATTGCCGCTTTATAGGCTATCAAGATACCCTCTTTACAGGCCCATTACCACCCAAGCCTATTGTACCTGGTTCATTTAGAGGTCCCCGTGAAAATGCACCTCGCATTAATGGTAGACAATACTATGAAAACTGTTACATCCAAGGAGATATCGATTTTATCTTCGGCTCTGCTACCGCTTTCTTTTATAGCTGTACCATTTTTTCTAATGATATAGGCAAAAAAGTAAACGGCTATATTACTGCTCCTTCCACACCTGAAGGCCAAGCTTATGGTTATGTCTTTGAAGATTGTAAGATTACTAGTCATTGTCCAAAACACACCGTTTATCTAGGACGTCCTTGGAGGCATTTTGCCAAAAGCGTATTTATTAATTGTGATTTAGGAGCTCATATTATCCCTGCAGGTTGGCATAACTGGGATAAGCCTGACAGTGAAAAAGTAAACTTCTTTGGTGAATATAACAACAAAGGCCCAGGATATACTCCTACAGAACGTGTTAATTGGTCTCATTTATTAAGTGACATGGAGGCTAAACATTACTCTCGTCAAAATGTACTAAACGGTAGTGATAATTGGACTCCTTGGAGTTAA
- a CDS encoding ABC transporter substrate-binding protein translates to MKKALAMAMSTCLLATSLVGCGSNESKQPEASSTPAPSTEASASPEASAEAADPSAVSGTLRFNWWGGDDRHTATLEAVKAFEAKYPNIKVESEYGGWDGHAEKITTQMTGGTAADVLQVNYDWLSKFSPDGTGFLDLESMGSYLDLSTFSEDVLTFGRRKGVLNAIPVSTTGRSMYFNKTTFDKVGAELPKTWDDLLALGEKFSAQGLYPYDLDTGSGFPGWYNSIVYMQQKTGHLFINEDGTLGFTQEDIKEGLDFYKSLEDAKVIRTQEQRSNEAGTTPLYQTPSWLDGKVAGVLEWSSSIGKFESALEEKGQELVLGNLLTLDGAQSTGWFMKPSLLFAINKDTKSPEAAAVLLNYILNDPEAAVILGTTRGIPASSAAKEALQAAGELEGLAYEGTKQIEDCQPIIMSPYLENSIMKEIYKEAVEAVSYGTATTEEAAATMYEELVDTLESIAQ, encoded by the coding sequence ATGAAAAAAGCATTAGCAATGGCAATGTCAACTTGTTTATTAGCAACTTCACTAGTTGGTTGTGGTAGTAACGAGTCAAAACAACCAGAGGCATCAAGTACTCCAGCACCAAGCACAGAAGCATCTGCAAGTCCAGAAGCATCTGCAGAAGCTGCAGACCCATCTGCAGTAAGTGGAACACTCAGATTTAACTGGTGGGGTGGCGATGACAGACACACAGCTACTCTTGAAGCAGTTAAAGCATTCGAAGCAAAATATCCAAACATCAAAGTAGAAAGTGAATACGGCGGTTGGGATGGCCATGCTGAAAAGATTACTACTCAAATGACAGGTGGTACAGCAGCAGACGTTCTTCAAGTTAACTATGACTGGTTAAGCAAATTCTCTCCAGATGGAACAGGTTTCTTAGATCTTGAATCTATGGGTTCTTACTTAGATCTTAGTACATTCTCAGAGGATGTATTAACATTTGGTAGAAGAAAAGGTGTTTTAAATGCAATTCCTGTTTCTACAACAGGTAGAAGTATGTACTTCAACAAAACAACATTTGATAAAGTTGGAGCAGAACTTCCAAAAACTTGGGATGACCTTCTTGCGTTAGGTGAGAAATTCTCAGCTCAAGGTTTATATCCATATGACTTAGATACAGGTTCTGGTTTCCCAGGATGGTATAACTCAATTGTATATATGCAACAAAAAACAGGTCATCTTTTCATTAATGAAGATGGTACACTTGGATTTACACAAGAAGATATCAAAGAAGGTCTTGATTTCTACAAATCTTTAGAAGATGCAAAAGTAATTAGAACACAAGAACAAAGATCAAATGAAGCTGGTACAACACCACTTTACCAAACACCATCTTGGTTAGATGGAAAAGTAGCTGGTGTTCTTGAATGGTCAAGTTCAATTGGTAAATTTGAATCTGCATTAGAAGAAAAAGGTCAAGAATTAGTTCTTGGTAATCTTTTAACACTTGATGGTGCACAATCAACAGGTTGGTTCATGAAACCTTCTTTATTATTTGCAATCAATAAAGATACAAAATCTCCAGAAGCAGCAGCAGTATTATTAAACTACATCTTAAATGATCCAGAAGCAGCAGTTATTCTTGGAACAACAAGAGGTATTCCAGCTTCTTCAGCAGCAAAAGAAGCATTACAAGCTGCAGGTGAGCTTGAAGGTCTTGCTTATGAAGGTACAAAACAAATCGAAGACTGTCAACCAATCATTATGAGCCCATACTTAGAAAACTCTATAATGAAAGAAATTTACAAAGAAGCTGTAGAAGCCGTTTCTTATGGAACAGCAACAACAGAGGAAGCAGCAGCTACAATGTATGAAGAATTAGTAGACACATTAGAGTCAATTGCTCAATAG
- a CDS encoding ABC transporter substrate-binding protein, which translates to MKRTLAMVMSTCLLATSLVGCGSDNAKTEAPKTETPAEKVDVTADSVTLRFNWWGGDDRHTATLAAIDAFKAKYPNISIEAEYGGWDGHAEKITTQMTGGTAADILQVNYDWLLKFSPDGTGFYNLESLGDYLDLSTFNENVLAFGRRKGILNAIPVSTTGRSTYYNKTTFDKVGVAVPKTWDELLASGSAFAAQGLYPFDLDTGAGFPGWYMSVVYMQQKTGRLFINEDGTLGFTQEDVKEALDFYKSLEDAKVIRTQEERSNEAGTTPLYQTPSWLDGKVAGVLEWSSSIGKYEKALEEKGQELVLGDLLMMDDAKSTGWFMKPSLLFAINKDTKYPAHAATFLNYLLNDSEAAQILGTTRGIPASSAAKEALASTGELDGIAFEGTTQIENCDPIIMSIYMENSEMKEAYKTAVEHVSYGTKSTEEAAAEMFEEMTDILDAIAQ; encoded by the coding sequence ATGAAAAGAACACTTGCAATGGTAATGTCAACATGTTTACTTGCAACTTCATTAGTTGGCTGTGGAAGTGATAATGCCAAAACAGAAGCACCAAAAACAGAAACACCAGCGGAAAAAGTAGATGTAACAGCTGATTCTGTTACACTTAGATTTAACTGGTGGGGCGGGGATGATCGTCACACAGCAACATTAGCTGCTATTGATGCTTTCAAAGCTAAATATCCCAATATTTCAATTGAAGCTGAATACGGTGGTTGGGATGGTCATGCTGAAAAAATCACTACACAGATGACAGGTGGTACAGCCGCAGATATTCTTCAAGTTAACTATGACTGGTTATTAAAATTCTCTCCAGATGGAACCGGTTTCTACAATCTTGAAAGTTTAGGTGATTATTTAGACCTTAGTACATTCAATGAAAACGTATTAGCATTTGGTAGAAGAAAAGGCATTTTAAATGCTATCCCAGTTTCTACAACAGGAAGAAGTACATATTACAATAAAACAACTTTTGATAAAGTTGGTGTAGCTGTTCCTAAAACATGGGATGAACTTTTAGCATCAGGTTCAGCATTTGCAGCGCAAGGCTTATATCCATTTGACCTTGATACAGGAGCAGGTTTCCCAGGGTGGTATATGAGTGTTGTCTATATGCAACAAAAAACAGGTCGTCTTTTCATTAATGAAGATGGCACGCTTGGATTTACACAAGAAGATGTTAAAGAAGCGCTTGACTTCTATAAATCTTTAGAGGATGCGAAAGTAATTAGAACACAAGAAGAAAGATCAAACGAAGCTGGTACAACACCACTTTACCAAACACCATCTTGGTTAGATGGAAAAGTAGCAGGTGTACTTGAGTGGAGTAGTTCAATTGGTAAATATGAAAAAGCATTAGAAGAAAAAGGTCAAGAATTAGTTCTTGGTGATCTTTTAATGATGGATGATGCCAAGTCAACAGGTTGGTTTATGAAACCATCTTTATTATTTGCAATTAATAAAGATACAAAATATCCAGCTCATGCAGCGACATTCTTAAATTATTTATTAAATGACTCAGAAGCAGCACAAATTCTTGGAACAACAAGAGGTATACCAGCATCTTCAGCTGCTAAAGAAGCACTTGCATCAACTGGAGAACTTGATGGCATTGCTTTTGAAGGAACAACTCAAATTGAAAACTGTGATCCAATTATCATGAGTATTTATATGGAAAACTCAGAAATGAAAGAAGCTTACAAAACAGCAGTTGAGCATGTATCTTATGGTACCAAATCAACTGAAGAAGCGGCAGCTGAAATGTTTGAAGAAATGACTGATATTTTAGATGCAATTGCACAATAG
- a CDS encoding carbohydrate ABC transporter permease, producing the protein MKSTAKKKFNKKNYIGLLYIMPWLIGFLVFTLYPIIASFYLSFTDYNLMDAPTWIGFGNFTKLFGNRQFLKALGVTAKYVVLVVPLKLAFSLFVAFILNMNIKGINFFRTAYYIPSILGSNVAIAILWKFLFATDGLVNQVLGVVGVDPISWFGQATPALFTIVLLRVWEFGSTMVIFLSALKEVPGDLYEAAAVDGSGPWRNFFQITIPMITPIIFFNFIMQLVSAFQEFNAPYLITSGDPQKGTYLLPMLIYDNTFKHYKMGYASAMSWILFIIVMAFTLITFNSSKYWVYYSDNGGEE; encoded by the coding sequence ATGAAAAGTACTGCTAAAAAGAAGTTCAATAAGAAGAATTATATCGGACTTCTCTATATTATGCCTTGGCTTATTGGATTTTTAGTATTTACATTATATCCAATTATAGCATCTTTTTACTTAAGTTTTACAGATTACAATCTAATGGATGCACCAACATGGATAGGTTTTGGTAACTTTACTAAGCTCTTTGGAAATAGACAATTCCTTAAAGCTTTAGGTGTAACAGCTAAATACGTGGTATTAGTAGTGCCGCTTAAATTAGCATTCTCATTATTTGTTGCTTTTATTCTTAATATGAATATTAAAGGGATTAATTTCTTTAGAACAGCATACTACATTCCATCTATTTTAGGTTCAAACGTAGCAATTGCTATTCTTTGGAAATTCTTATTTGCAACAGATGGTCTTGTTAACCAAGTATTAGGTGTTGTAGGTGTAGACCCAATCAGTTGGTTCGGTCAAGCAACACCAGCACTATTTACAATTGTATTACTTCGTGTATGGGAATTCGGTTCAACTATGGTTATCTTCTTATCAGCACTCAAAGAAGTACCAGGGGATCTTTACGAAGCAGCCGCTGTGGATGGTTCAGGTCCTTGGAGAAACTTCTTCCAAATCACTATACCAATGATTACACCAATTATTTTCTTCAACTTCATCATGCAGCTGGTAAGTGCCTTCCAGGAATTCAATGCACCATACTTAATTACATCAGGGGATCCACAAAAAGGAACATACCTCTTACCAATGCTTATTTATGATAACACTTTCAAACACTATAAGATGGGATATGCAAGTGCTATGTCATGGATTCTATTTATCATTGTAATGGCATTTACATTAATTACATTCAATAGTTCTAAATACTGGGTATACTACAGTGACAATGGAGGTGAAGAATAA
- a CDS encoding carbohydrate ABC transporter permease, protein MQRQAKRKRKKAIKMACMYAILIFVAIIMVYPIIWLIGASFKSNAEIFTSIGFIPSSFDFQPYIDGWKTGTEYTMGHYFLNTFKIVVPKVIFVVISSSLTAYGFARFNFPLKKLFFSCVIGTMLLPNIILRIPSYMMWKTFGLLDTYAPLVLPALFATELFFVFMLIQFFRGIPRDLDEAAEIDGCGSFQTLIQILLPVLKPALISCALFTFMWTMNDFMGPLIFVTSVKKYPLTIALKMSMDATSGTFDWNKVIAMSLVGLAPSIIVFFSAQKYFIEGIASSGIKG, encoded by the coding sequence ATGCAAAGACAAGCAAAACGAAAAAGAAAGAAAGCTATTAAAATGGCTTGTATGTATGCTATCTTAATCTTCGTAGCTATTATCATGGTTTATCCAATTATTTGGTTAATTGGTGCTTCGTTTAAATCAAATGCAGAAATTTTTACTTCAATTGGATTTATTCCAAGTTCATTTGACTTCCAACCTTATATTGATGGGTGGAAAACAGGAACAGAATATACAATGGGACATTATTTCTTAAATACATTTAAGATTGTTGTTCCTAAAGTAATTTTCGTAGTCATTTCATCATCATTAACAGCATATGGTTTTGCTAGATTTAATTTCCCATTAAAGAAATTATTCTTCTCATGTGTAATTGGTACAATGTTACTTCCAAATATTATCTTGAGAATTCCAAGTTACATGATGTGGAAAACTTTCGGTTTACTTGACACATATGCACCATTAGTGCTTCCAGCATTATTTGCAACAGAATTATTCTTTGTATTTATGCTCATTCAGTTCTTTAGAGGTATTCCTAGAGATCTTGATGAAGCAGCTGAAATCGATGGATGTGGAAGCTTCCAAACCCTTATACAAATTTTATTACCAGTGCTTAAACCAGCACTTATCTCATGTGCGTTATTCACATTCATGTGGACAATGAATGACTTCATGGGTCCATTAATCTTCGTAACTTCAGTTAAAAAATATCCATTAACAATTGCTCTTAAAATGTCAATGGATGCAACAAGTGGTACCTTTGACTGGAATAAAGTTATTGCTATGTCACTTGTTGGTCTTGCTCCATCAATTATCGTATTCTTCTCAGCTCAAAAATACTTTATTGAAGGTATTGCAAGTAGTGGTATTAAAGGCTAA
- a CDS encoding glycoside hydrolase family 28 protein — MWNIANVTSTSVTIEIENEACHFVDQDYSLSINGEAKASPKTNIFTIYNLTPATEYHISLSANGKEVADTVATLSDTAILNVKDFGAVGDGVTMDTAAIQAAIMAAPKGSRVVIPAGTYKILPLFLKSHMTLELLEGATLLAHTDRKDYPILPGKMILEDGSIAYLASWEGDMADCYASIITGIGVRDVRIIGQGTIDGNGQNADWWVDCKVKRGAWRPRSLYLVDCEDVVVEGITIKNSPSWTVHPVRSTKLRFINLTLNNPKDSPNTDGIDPESCNGVEIIGVKFSLGDDCIAIKSGKISVPVDMRRPSENIIIRNCLMEYGHGGVVLGSEMSGGIKHVYVERCFFRNTDRGLRIKTRRGRGNTAVIDEIYIKNIKMDGVLTPFTLNCFYFCDPDGKTEYVWSKDKLPVDERTPYIGTLNFENIYCENSEVCAGFIYGLPEQTIKELNFKNVFIEFKEDATPDYPEMLSFQEKIVKSGFIIRNVDKIRLHDVVVKNHIGETLNLDQVTDYLVE, encoded by the coding sequence ATGTGGAATATAGCCAATGTAACTTCGACAAGTGTAACGATTGAAATAGAGAATGAGGCTTGTCACTTTGTAGACCAAGACTATTCATTAAGTATAAATGGTGAAGCTAAGGCGTCTCCTAAGACAAATATCTTTACAATTTATAACTTAACACCAGCGACCGAATATCACATTAGTTTATCAGCAAACGGAAAGGAGGTAGCCGATACAGTGGCTACCCTTTCTGATACTGCTATCTTAAACGTTAAAGATTTCGGTGCGGTAGGCGATGGCGTGACTATGGACACTGCAGCTATCCAAGCAGCTATTATGGCAGCACCAAAAGGTTCAAGAGTTGTAATACCAGCAGGAACGTATAAAATACTTCCACTTTTTCTTAAAAGTCATATGACGCTTGAGTTATTAGAAGGTGCTACTTTATTAGCTCATACAGATAGAAAGGACTATCCTATTTTACCTGGGAAAATGATACTTGAAGATGGTAGTATAGCTTATCTTGCTTCTTGGGAAGGAGATATGGCAGACTGTTACGCTAGCATTATTACAGGAATTGGTGTTCGTGATGTACGCATTATTGGACAAGGAACAATTGATGGTAATGGTCAAAATGCTGATTGGTGGGTTGATTGTAAGGTGAAAAGAGGAGCGTGGAGGCCACGTAGCCTTTACTTAGTTGATTGTGAGGATGTTGTAGTAGAAGGAATCACAATCAAAAATTCACCTTCATGGACAGTTCATCCTGTTAGAAGTACAAAGCTTCGTTTTATCAATTTAACACTTAATAACCCAAAGGATTCACCTAATACAGATGGAATTGATCCAGAATCTTGTAATGGTGTAGAAATTATTGGTGTAAAATTCTCATTAGGGGACGATTGTATTGCTATTAAATCTGGTAAAATTAGTGTACCAGTAGATATGAGAAGACCTAGTGAAAATATTATTATCCGAAATTGTTTAATGGAATATGGACATGGTGGTGTAGTATTAGGCAGTGAAATGTCAGGCGGCATCAAACATGTATATGTAGAACGTTGTTTCTTTAGAAACACAGATAGAGGACTGAGAATCAAAACAAGACGCGGTAGAGGAAATACTGCTGTTATTGATGAGATTTATATAAAAAATATCAAAATGGATGGGGTATTAACACCATTCACTCTTAATTGTTTCTATTTCTGTGATCCAGATGGAAAAACAGAGTATGTATGGAGCAAAGATAAGCTTCCAGTAGATGAACGTACACCTTATATAGGAACATTGAATTTCGAAAATATTTATTGTGAAAACTCAGAAGTATGTGCGGGCTTCATTTATGGACTTCCAGAACAAACGATTAAAGAACTTAACTTTAAAAATGTGTTTATTGAGTTTAAGGAAGATGCAACTCCTGACTATCCAGAAATGCTTAGTTTTCAAGAAAAAATCGTGAAATCAGGCTTTATCATACGTAATGTAGATAAAATCAGACTTCACGATGTGGTGGTAAAAAATCATATTGGAGAAACCTTAAATCTTGATCAAGTAACAGACTACCTAGTAGAATAA
- a CDS encoding AraC family transcriptional regulator: MVRKTVYAPHYDFFIDQSKKTDVYNMDFFHMHKKYEIYYLLEGSRKYFIDDSIYLVNAGSLVLIDADSVHKTANMGDVPHSRIVINFSSSFIEDFSDELKAMNLTSIFKTKFTVLPLSFKYKLIIENILFKLVEIGSDDIELGAKATAEDETLPNAYKKTLLKLQLSELLIMIKEYLEILQQKEYESHQIVNNKVDKIIKYISAHYTEDLTLTSIAEQFYISPFYLSKIFKKSTNLSIIEYINSLRIRNAKELLESSSTKIADIAELVGFSSSSHFSRTFKLVTGLSPQQYKKYYSTR, from the coding sequence ATGGTACGCAAAACGGTTTATGCTCCACACTATGATTTTTTCATTGATCAATCGAAAAAAACAGATGTATATAATATGGACTTTTTTCATATGCACAAAAAATATGAAATTTATTATCTATTAGAAGGCTCACGTAAATACTTTATTGATGACTCTATCTATCTAGTCAACGCTGGGAGCTTAGTACTCATTGATGCAGACTCTGTTCATAAAACAGCTAATATGGGGGATGTACCTCATAGCCGTATTGTCATTAATTTTAGTAGTAGCTTTATTGAAGATTTCTCAGATGAATTAAAAGCGATGAATCTCACTTCTATTTTTAAAACTAAATTCACCGTATTACCTCTTTCTTTTAAGTACAAGCTTATTATTGAAAATATCTTGTTTAAACTTGTAGAAATAGGCAGTGATGATATTGAACTCGGTGCTAAGGCAACAGCTGAAGATGAAACTTTACCTAATGCCTACAAAAAAACCTTACTTAAATTGCAGTTATCCGAATTACTTATTATGATTAAAGAATACTTAGAGATTTTACAGCAAAAAGAATATGAATCTCATCAAATTGTTAATAACAAAGTAGATAAAATAATAAAGTATATTAGTGCTCACTATACAGAGGACCTAACACTTACGTCTATTGCCGAGCAATTTTATATTAGTCCTTTTTACTTAAGTAAGATCTTCAAAAAATCTACTAACCTTTCCATTATAGAATATATTAACAGCCTTAGAATTAGGAACGCAAAAGAACTACTTGAAAGTTCCTCTACTAAGATTGCTGATATAGCAGAATTAGTAGGTTTTTCAAGTAGTTCTCATTTTAGTCGAACCTTTAAATTGGTTACAGGTCTTTCTCCTCAGCAGTATAAGAAATATTATTCTACTAGGTAG
- a CDS encoding TerD family protein, translating into MAINLVKGQKIDLTKGNAGLNKIMVGLGWDPVSSGKGLLGSLFGGGNKDIDCDASAIMLGAGDKLLSNKDVIYFGNLTHASKSVKHMGDNLTGDGAGDDEQIFIELNSIPAQIEKIIFVVNIYDCINRRQDFGMIQNAFIRIVDHNTNQELVRFNLTDNYKGSTALVVGEVYRHESEWKFAAVGNGTNDPSLKNMVSRYI; encoded by the coding sequence ATGGCAATTAATTTAGTAAAGGGACAAAAGATTGATTTAACAAAAGGAAATGCTGGCTTAAATAAAATTATGGTTGGTCTAGGTTGGGACCCTGTAAGCTCAGGAAAAGGTTTACTAGGTAGTTTGTTTGGAGGCGGTAATAAAGATATCGATTGTGATGCCTCTGCTATTATGTTAGGAGCAGGTGACAAATTACTTTCTAATAAAGACGTCATTTACTTTGGCAATCTAACACATGCATCTAAAAGTGTTAAGCATATGGGGGATAATTTAACAGGTGATGGTGCTGGTGATGATGAACAAATTTTTATTGAGTTAAATAGCATACCAGCACAAATTGAGAAAATTATTTTTGTTGTTAATATTTATGACTGTATTAATAGAAGACAGGATTTTGGGATGATTCAAAATGCATTTATTCGAATTGTTGACCATAATACTAATCAAGAACTTGTACGTTTTAATTTAACAGATAACTATAAAGGTAGTACAGCTTTAGTTGTAGGAGAAGTTTATAGACATGAAAGTGAATGGAAATTTGCTGCAGTAGGCAATGGTACTAATGATCCATCTCTTAAAAACATGGTAAGTCGTTATATTTAG
- a CDS encoding TerD family protein → MAINLVKGQKIDLTKGNPALKKVIIGLGWDTNKYSGGFDFDLDASVFLVGSNGRTNHDEDFIFYNNLKSRNEAVIHTGDNRTGEGDGDDEQILLEFAKMPADVEKMAVTVTIHEAIERGQNFGQVSNAYVRVINKDTGEDVLRYDLGEDFSIETAIVVCEIYRNGADWKFSAVGSGFQGGLAALCKNYGLDV, encoded by the coding sequence ATGGCAATTAATTTAGTAAAAGGCCAAAAAATTGATTTAACAAAAGGAAACCCAGCTTTAAAAAAGGTTATTATTGGACTTGGTTGGGATACTAATAAGTATTCAGGAGGTTTTGACTTTGATCTAGATGCCTCTGTATTCTTGGTAGGAAGTAATGGTAGAACGAATCATGATGAAGACTTTATCTTTTACAATAATTTAAAGAGTAGAAATGAAGCTGTTATTCATACAGGAGATAACCGTACAGGCGAAGGGGATGGCGATGATGAGCAAATCCTTCTTGAATTTGCAAAAATGCCTGCTGATGTGGAAAAAATGGCTGTGACCGTAACTATTCATGAAGCTATAGAAAGAGGTCAAAACTTTGGACAAGTATCTAATGCTTATGTACGTGTTATTAATAAAGATACAGGAGAAGATGTATTACGTTATGATTTAGGGGAAGACTTCTCTATAGAAACGGCTATTGTAGTATGTGAAATTTATAGGAATGGAGCTGACTGGAAATTCAGTGCTGTAGGTAGTGGTTTCCAAGGTGGTCTTGCTGCACTTTGCAAAAACTATGGACTTGATGTATAA